A region of Moorena producens PAL-8-15-08-1 DNA encodes the following proteins:
- a CDS encoding ABC transporter permease: MQLGMKGNSVTFWGIYSVWHRHAKVYQRTWLVNSILPLSEPVIYLIAFGYGLTPLVGDVYYHGQPTSYLNFIAAGMIGIGVLFQSFSEGAYGSFVRLSIQKTWHALLTAPLTFMEVFLGEWLWAATKGTITGIITGLVVVIWGLYSGWQLLISLPVIILGSMLFGAIGLLTAGTVRTVDQINVPIFLFVIPMFTLCGTYFPRDTLPTGLGYVASVLPLSSMVDLLRWPLGLPEFWFLELIWLLVCTAVCYILAWRKIYPIVFR, from the coding sequence ATGCAACTCGGTATGAAAGGAAATTCTGTAACATTTTGGGGCATTTACTCTGTCTGGCATCGTCATGCCAAAGTGTATCAAAGAACTTGGCTAGTTAATAGTATACTTCCACTTTCTGAACCGGTGATCTATCTGATTGCCTTTGGCTATGGTTTAACTCCCCTAGTGGGAGATGTTTATTACCATGGTCAACCCACCTCTTATTTGAACTTTATCGCTGCTGGAATGATCGGAATTGGGGTACTGTTTCAGTCCTTTTCTGAAGGAGCATATGGGAGTTTTGTCCGCTTGAGTATTCAAAAAACTTGGCATGCACTGCTGACAGCACCGTTGACTTTCATGGAAGTATTTCTGGGAGAGTGGCTATGGGCAGCTACAAAGGGAACTATAACTGGTATCATCACAGGATTAGTAGTGGTGATCTGGGGACTTTACTCTGGCTGGCAATTGCTGATCTCTTTGCCTGTAATTATTTTGGGGAGTATGCTGTTTGGTGCTATTGGGCTATTGACTGCCGGAACGGTGCGTACTGTTGATCAGATTAATGTGCCGATTTTCTTATTCGTGATACCAATGTTTACTCTCTGTGGTACTTATTTCCCTAGGGATACATTACCCACTGGACTGGGTTATGTCGCTAGTGTTTTACCCCTATCATCAATGGTTGATTTGTTACGTTGGCCCTTAGGGTTACCAGAGTTCTGGTTTTTAGAATTAATCTGGTTGTTGGTATGTACTGCTGTGTGTTATATCCTAGCTTGGCGTAAGATTTATCCTATTGTATTCCGTTGA
- a CDS encoding pentapeptide repeat-containing protein, protein MAIGLGVLLKLYYLNKGLWNLSKTGITVKTPIGTEDKQIIQCLNNALGWLSSDQIALRLGGIYALERIAKVSAEDHWKIMEILSTFVRYQSPWKIHVEQQKQIDELSIPDQIAQGQKLPIDIQGALTVIGRRDSSKELEDEKIDLRHATLMGANLTEANLQEAYLNAAKLQGACLNQANLKGASVIGANLEGADCNQANLQGAYLIKANLTDACLFDANLEGAFLRRAKLEKAILWNANLQRASLIKANLQEANLEGANLEGTDLRGANLQGAKNLTQKQIELAQIDSETILPDYLIRN, encoded by the coding sequence ATGGCGATTGGACTAGGAGTTTTGCTTAAACTTTACTACTTAAACAAAGGGTTATGGAACCTATCCAAAACTGGTATAACTGTCAAGACTCCTATCGGTACAGAAGACAAGCAAATAATTCAATGCTTGAATAATGCCCTGGGGTGGCTGAGTTCTGATCAGATTGCCCTGCGGCTAGGTGGAATTTATGCCCTAGAACGAATTGCTAAGGTTTCTGCCGAAGACCACTGGAAAATTATGGAAATTTTATCGACGTTTGTGCGATATCAGTCCCCGTGGAAGATTCATGTAGAGCAGCAAAAGCAAATAGATGAGTTATCCATTCCTGATCAAATTGCACAAGGCCAAAAACTTCCCATTGATATTCAAGGAGCCCTGACGGTTATTGGCAGGCGCGACAGCTCAAAAGAGCTCGAAGATGAAAAAATTGATTTACGTCACGCCACACTGATGGGGGCAAACTTAACAGAAGCAAACCTCCAAGAGGCATACCTTAATGCAGCCAAACTACAAGGAGCTTGTCTTAATCAGGCTAATCTAAAAGGAGCATCTGTGATCGGAGCCAATCTAGAAGGGGCAGACTGTAATCAAGCTAACCTCCAAGGAGCATACTTGATAAAAGCTAACTTGACAGACGCTTGCTTATTTGATGCTAACCTAGAAGGGGCATTTCTCAGGAGAGCTAAGCTAGAGAAGGCAATCCTCTGGAATGCTAATTTACAGCGGGCATCGTTGATTAAAGCTAACTTGCAAGAGGCAAATTTAGAAGGAGCTAATCTCGAGGGTACAGATTTAAGAGGGGCTAACCTCCAAGGAGCTAAAAATCTGACCCAAAAGCAGATTGAATTGGCACAAATAGATAGCGAAACTATTTTACCAGACTACCTGATTAGGAATTAA